The following proteins are encoded in a genomic region of Arcobacter suis CECT 7833:
- the mscL gene encoding large conductance mechanosensitive channel protein MscL has protein sequence MLKEFRNFLIKGNVVDLAVGFIFGAAFATLIKSLVENIIMPPIGLLLGRVDFSQLFISLDGNSYATLADLEKVGAPAIKLGVFANDAISFTILGFVMFMFIKSYNKLKKEEVVVAKTKVCGDCAMEIPVAAKKCGHCGNTAV, from the coding sequence ATGTTAAAAGAATTTAGAAATTTTCTTATAAAAGGAAATGTTGTTGATTTGGCTGTTGGGTTTATTTTTGGAGCTGCATTTGCAACTTTGATTAAGTCTTTAGTTGAAAATATAATTATGCCGCCAATTGGATTATTACTTGGAAGAGTTGATTTTTCTCAATTATTTATATCTTTAGATGGAAACTCTTATGCAACTTTAGCTGATTTAGAAAAAGTTGGAGCTCCTGCTATTAAACTTGGAGTTTTTGCAAATGATGCTATTTCATTTACAATTTTAGGATTTGTTATGTTTATGTTTATAAAATCATATAATAAACTAAAAAAAGAGGAAGTTGTAGTTGCTAAAACAAAAGTTTGTGGTGATTGTGCTATGGAAATTCCAGTAGCTGCAAAAAAATGTGGGCATTGCGGAAATACAGCGGTATAA
- a CDS encoding flavin reductase family protein yields the protein MILDYKDINDLNRYKIMSGTVIPRPIAWIVTDDNGVLNAAPFSYFIPISSNPALLLVSIGQKDDGSPKDSLANILKTKKATICFVNKDNVDQVQKCAMQLGKNESEIEKFEIEVKEVMKGFPPMIASSQSAMFCEYYDTYKISGDITPIILELKYQFIEDDRINERNHVNVENIGRCGVNFKALVDL from the coding sequence ATGATTTTAGATTATAAAGATATAAACGATTTAAACAGATATAAAATTATGTCAGGAACAGTAATTCCCCGACCAATTGCATGGATTGTAACAGATGATAATGGTGTTTTAAATGCAGCTCCCTTTTCATATTTTATTCCAATCTCTTCAAATCCAGCATTGTTACTTGTATCAATTGGACAAAAAGATGATGGAAGCCCAAAAGATTCATTGGCAAATATCTTAAAAACTAAAAAAGCAACTATTTGTTTTGTAAATAAAGACAATGTTGATCAAGTGCAAAAATGTGCAATGCAATTGGGAAAAAATGAAAGTGAAATTGAAAAGTTTGAGATTGAAGTAAAAGAAGTTATGAAAGGTTTTCCTCCAATGATTGCTTCTTCCCAAAGTGCGATGTTTTGTGAATATTATGATACTTATAAAATTTCGGGAGATATTACACCTATAATTTTAGAGTTAAAATATCAGTTTATTGAAGATGATAGAATTAATGAAAGAAATCATGTAAATGTGGAAAATATCGGAAGATGTGGAGTGAATTTTAAAGCTTTAGTTGATTTATAA
- a CDS encoding methyl-accepting chemotaxis protein produces MNNLKLQNKIFLILLLPIIAILILSFNSILDKYQKNLEMNESLQYLYFLENVSSLIHDLQKERNISTLFLESYGKEFNDEFKNQINKSDESINKLNEFLKNYSFFKDEEAKKRVSNFEKNIKQIHETRQKNIDLQISKQDLEKNYTFEIDNLTYFIGELLSYSNIGNLSKYSQSYIAFNQLIEKSFNEQEYLRNILNLGNITGDDFNSFINSVSKQNLYLEIIKDNIFVQNLENLKEIYSSKDFQQIDNIRKVIFLKSQKNDFMLKIKELSGYGGLIHLYKDYLETKDENLVNKIQAKHSALLKVIKYYEKFEGTSSEEKELLKQIRDTFDLIISNTSEISLSENKNLANQEKIDNKKAINAIDKLSNSIYGVDFNWKENSFNKLNLLIDSEKNLFDNLISYVNDEIWNFRNQIMYELLFITILILATIFSMILMTKRIVLSMKQFQINLNEFLAYSMKEKDDVTLHDISGNDEFAIMTRGMNEQIKKIEQIQEQDKKVVLEISDVMEKVNNGFFEYTIKQKAVTKDIEDLRYIINKMLNRTKLKIDNINLLLNSYTQSNYLFKLDEVQKKGMYGDFGTLCTSTLLLGHSSSELIAMITNAGIELENNTNILTISSNELALSSTQQASSLEQSSAALEQITSNIKNNNENMNRMMNIANEVNEASNVGSKFALQTSNSMDEINEKVKAINEAISIIDQIAFQTNILSLNAAVEAATAGEAGKGFAVVAAEVRNLANRSAEAAREIKGLVESASVKSNEGKEIAQDMINGYESLTSKITQTKDIIQSVTQFSKEQEIGIVQINETISRLDSATQKNASTASNIDTLSKEVSKLSSRLLQITAQAKIDKKYYEMVENIDLMKEVSKYKNDHISFKKRYFSTLDSFENCTVVDCKSCDMGKWITLCEHENRDFTKVKEWEILKQNHEDVHHKVQVYMDNSAKRVENKILRETSAQIEDSTIKVFDSLNDVLYIDSQKIKSNL; encoded by the coding sequence ATGAATAATTTAAAACTACAAAATAAGATATTTTTAATATTGTTACTTCCTATTATTGCAATATTAATTTTATCTTTTAATTCAATTCTTGATAAATATCAAAAAAATCTTGAAATGAATGAGAGTTTGCAATATCTTTATTTTTTAGAAAATGTTTCATCTTTAATACACGATTTACAAAAAGAAAGAAATATTTCAACTCTTTTTTTAGAAAGTTATGGGAAAGAGTTTAATGATGAATTTAAAAATCAAATAAACAAAAGTGATGAATCAATAAATAAACTGAATGAATTTTTGAAGAATTACTCTTTTTTCAAAGATGAAGAGGCAAAAAAAAGAGTTTCTAATTTTGAAAAAAATATAAAACAAATTCACGAAACAAGACAAAAAAATATAGATTTACAAATTAGTAAACAAGATTTAGAGAAAAATTATACTTTTGAAATAGATAATTTAACTTATTTTATTGGAGAATTACTTAGTTATTCAAATATTGGGAACTTATCAAAATATTCACAATCGTATATTGCCTTTAACCAATTAATAGAAAAATCATTTAATGAACAAGAATATCTTAGAAATATTTTAAATTTGGGAAATATTACAGGAGATGATTTTAATAGTTTTATAAATTCTGTTTCAAAACAAAATTTGTATTTAGAAATTATTAAAGACAATATTTTTGTACAAAATCTAGAAAATCTAAAAGAGATATATTCATCAAAAGATTTTCAACAAATAGATAATATAAGAAAAGTAATATTTTTAAAAAGCCAAAAAAATGACTTTATGTTAAAAATAAAAGAACTAAGTGGTTATGGTGGTTTGATACATCTTTACAAAGATTATTTAGAAACAAAAGATGAAAATCTAGTAAATAAGATACAAGCAAAACACTCAGCACTTTTAAAAGTAATAAAATATTATGAAAAATTTGAAGGAACAAGTAGTGAAGAAAAAGAGCTGTTAAAACAAATAAGAGATACTTTTGATTTAATTATCTCAAATACAAGTGAGATTTCTTTATCTGAAAACAAAAATTTAGCAAATCAAGAAAAAATTGATAATAAAAAAGCCATAAATGCAATAGATAAATTATCAAATAGTATTTATGGAGTAGATTTTAACTGGAAAGAAAATTCATTTAATAAATTAAATCTTCTTATTGATTCTGAAAAAAATCTATTTGATAACTTAATTTCATATGTAAATGATGAAATATGGAATTTTAGAAATCAAATAATGTATGAATTACTTTTTATAACAATTTTAATTCTAGCAACAATTTTTAGTATGATTTTGATGACAAAAAGAATAGTTTTATCAATGAAACAATTCCAAATAAATCTAAATGAGTTTTTGGCATATTCAATGAAAGAAAAAGATGATGTAACTTTACATGATATTTCTGGAAATGATGAATTTGCCATAATGACAAGGGGAATGAATGAACAAATCAAAAAAATCGAACAAATCCAAGAACAAGATAAAAAAGTTGTTTTAGAAATTTCTGATGTTATGGAAAAAGTTAATAATGGATTTTTTGAATATACAATAAAACAAAAAGCTGTAACAAAAGATATTGAAGACTTAAGATATATTATAAACAAAATGCTAAATAGAACGAAGTTAAAAATTGACAATATAAATCTTTTATTAAATAGTTATACCCAATCAAATTATCTGTTTAAACTTGATGAAGTACAGAAAAAAGGAATGTATGGAGATTTTGGAACTTTATGTACTTCAACTTTACTTTTAGGGCATTCATCTTCTGAGTTAATTGCAATGATTACAAATGCAGGAATAGAACTTGAAAATAACACAAATATTTTAACGATTTCTTCAAATGAATTAGCCCTTTCTTCAACGCAACAAGCAAGTTCACTTGAACAAAGTTCAGCTGCTTTGGAGCAAATAACATCAAATATTAAAAACAATAATGAAAATATGAATCGTATGATGAATATTGCAAATGAAGTAAATGAAGCTTCAAATGTTGGAAGTAAATTTGCTTTACAAACTTCAAATTCAATGGATGAAATAAATGAAAAAGTTAAAGCAATAAATGAAGCAATTTCAATAATTGACCAAATTGCATTTCAAACAAATATTCTAAGTCTTAATGCAGCTGTTGAAGCAGCAACTGCTGGTGAAGCAGGGAAAGGATTTGCAGTAGTTGCAGCTGAAGTGCGAAACCTAGCAAACAGAAGTGCAGAAGCAGCACGTGAAATAAAAGGTTTAGTTGAAAGTGCAAGTGTAAAATCAAATGAAGGAAAAGAAATAGCTCAAGATATGATAAATGGTTATGAAAGTTTAACTTCAAAAATCACCCAAACAAAAGATATTATACAAAGTGTTACTCAATTTAGTAAAGAGCAAGAAATAGGAATAGTTCAGATAAATGAAACTATCTCAAGATTAGATTCTGCAACTCAAAAAAATGCTTCAACGGCTTCAAATATTGATACTTTATCAAAAGAAGTTTCTAAACTATCAAGTAGATTATTACAAATTACAGCCCAAGCAAAAATAGATAAAAAGTATTATGAAATGGTTGAAAATATTGATTTAATGAAAGAAGTTTCAAAATATAAAAATGATCATATAAGTTTTAAAAAGAGATATTTTTCTACATTAGATTCCTT